Below is a genomic region from Escherichia ruysiae.
GTTGGTCGATTTGGTCAATGAAGGGGTCGATCTGGATATTCGTATTGGCGACGACATTGCACCTAACTTAATTGCCCGCAAACTGGCGACCAATTACCGTATTCTCTGCGCATCGCCGGGGTTTATTGCGCGATATGGTGCACCGAAACATTTAACGGATCTTTCTGCGTTACCCTGCCTGGTCATAAAAGAGCGCGATCATCCGTTTGGTGTCTGGCAATTGCGCAATAAAGAAGGTCACCATGCCATTAAAGTCACCGGATCGATGTCGTCTAATCATGGTGAAATTGTCCATCAGTGGTGTCTCGATGGGCAGGGAATTGCGTTGCGCTCCTGGTGGGACGTTAGTGAAAATATTGCCAGTGGGCATCTGGTACAGGTTTTACCTGAATATTATCAGCCAGCAAATGTCTGGGCTGTTTATGTCTCAAGGCTGGCGACATCCGCAAAAGTACGGATTACGGTAGAGTTTTTGCGCCAGTATTTTGCAAATCATTACCCGAATTTTTCACTGGAATGAGTGCAATTTTTTACTCTATTCTCAGGTTGTTGTCAGGTTAAAACCTGATTTTCTCCTTTCTAAGCCGTTGCGGATTGGTTAGCATATTCACCTTTAATCGCGCATGATCCAAAGAGAATTAAAGAGGTTAATGTGTTCGCAGAATATGGGGTTCTGAATTACTGGACCTATCTGGTTGGGGCCATTTTTATCGTGCTGGTGCCAGGGCCGAATACCCTGTTTGTGCTTAAAAATAGCGTTAGTAGTGGAGTGAAAGGCGGTTATCTTGCGGCCTGTGGTGTATTTATTGGCGATGCAGTATTGATGTTTCTGGCGTGGGCCGGTGTAGCAACCTTAATTAAGACCACACCGATATTATTCAATATTGTACGTTATCTTGGCGCGTTTTATTTGCTCTATCTGGGGAGTAAAATTCTTTACGCAACTCTGAAGGGTAAAAATAGCGAGGCCAAATCAGATGAACCTCAATATGGCGCTATTTTCAAGCGTGCGTTAATTTTGAGTCTGACCAATCCAAAAGCCATTTTGTTCTATGTGTCGTTTTTCGTACAGTTTATCGATGTTAATGCGCCACATACGGGGATTTCATTCTTTATTCTGGCGACAACGCTGGAACTGGTAAGCTTCTGTTATTTGAGCTTCCTGATTATTTCAGGTGCTTTTGTCACGCAGTACATTCGTACCAAAAAGAAACTGGCTAAAGTGGGCAACTCACTGATTGGTTTGATGTTCGTGGGTTTCGCTGCCCGACTGGCGACGCTGCAATCCTGATGCTTTCAGCCCGCGTTGTCGCGGGCTTCCCATCTGTAATCCTCCCTGATTCTTCTCTGATATGGTGCTAAAAAGTAACCAATAAATGGTATTTAAAATGCAAATTATCAGGCGTACCCTGAAACGGCTGGAATAAATGGTTTTCAGCACATTTACCGAAGGAGGGAAAAGGATGCTGCAAATCCCACAAAATTACATTCATACGCGCTCAACACCTTTCTGGAATAAACAAACTGCGCCTGCCGGAATATTCGAACGTCATCTTGATAAAGGAACGCGTCCGGGTGTTTATCCACGCCTGTCCGTTATGCATGGGGCGGTCAAATATCTCGGCTATGCTGATGAACACAGCGCAGAACCTGATCAGGTGATCCTCATCGAAGCAGGTCAATTCGCAGTGTTCCCGCCGGAAAAGTGGCACAATATTGAAGCCATGACTGACGATACTTATTTTAACATCGACTTCTTCGTTGCTCCTGAAGTCCTGATGGAAGGTGCAAAACAGCGGAAAGTCATTCATAGCGGGAAATGAATTATGGGCAAAGCAACGTATACCGTAACCGTCACCAATAACAGTAATGGCGTTTCTGTCGATTACGAAACAGAGACGCCGATGACATTACTGGTGCCAGAAGTGGCGGCTGAAGTGATCAAAGATCTCGTCAATACCGTGCGCTCTTATGACACGGAAAATGAGCATGATGTTTGTGGTTGGTAATTATTGCTAATGTAGATGGCGCTAATTCTGCGCCATTGTAAAAAAAATGCTCTGTGACACATATCACAATTCTTGCCTCTCTTATGTTGTGCTATGCTTTTTATCAGCGACTAACCCGCTAATGCAAAACAGATAAGTGAGGAAACAATGGGCATTCTGTCATGGATTATTTTTGGACTTATTGCCGGTATTCTGGCGAAGTGGATCATGCCTGGTAAAGATGGTGGTGGATTCTTTATGACCATCCTGCTGGGAATTATCGGTGCCGTAGTTGGTGGATGGATCAGTACACTGTTTGGTTTTGGCAAAGTCGATGGCTTCAACTTTGGTAGTTTTGTGGTTGCCGTGATTGGTGCGCTTGTCGTGCTGTTTATCTACAGAAAAGTCAAAAGTTAATACTGAAAAGTACAAAGGCTGCCTACAGGCAGCCTTTGCTATTTTATCGACGCGGTATTACCACCATCCCAGCTCGGTGCCAAGAACGACAATAATCGCCACGCCCATCATAATAATCGTTGTTTTTTTCATCTTTATGCCCCTGGGGCCGCATAGCCACCAATAAAAAACCACGCTAAAAATACGACTGCCGTAATAAAGATCACGACGGGAAAAACAATACCGATTCGCATGTTACCACCAAAGAAAAGGATGTGAATACGCCTCAGGAGTGCCTGTCTGAATGCGCGACAAAAGGGGTTTTCAGTTTGTGTTTTTTCTCCTGATACATCGCGATATCGGCAGCATGTAGGGCACTGTCGGCATCGGTGGTTTCAGGATCCACTTCTACTACGCCAAGACTGGCGCCAGGATAAAACAGGTCAATATCACCCAAGTGATATTCTCCACGTATTTGCTGTTGGATACGCTCACGCAGTGACTGGATATCGGCGTTTTCATTAGCCAGGGAAACGACCAAAAATTCATCACCGCCAAGACGACCAATAATCTCGCCATTCTGATGTAGCCTGGTGAGGCGCTCGCCAACCTGAATAAGAAACAGATCGCCACTATTGTGGCCAAATCGGTCGTTGATTAATTTGAAGTTATCCAGGTCGATAAAAGCAATAATTGCCTTACGCTTCAGATGCCGAGCGAGGGAAAACAGCGTCGTCAGATTATCAAAAATAGCCCGTCGATTTGGTAGGCCGGTCAACGAGTCTGTGTAAGATTGCGCAATCAGGGCGGCATTGGCTTCGCGCAGTTGTTCAACCAACACCTCTTTTTGAATATATTGTGCAATCAGCCCGGCGAATAGCTGCAAAACCTGCTCTGCGCGTTCACTCCACGGGCGCTTTTCACTGCTGGCGGCGCAAAGCGTGCCATAGAACGAACCATCCGGTAAGTGAACCGGCGTGCTCAGGAATGTGGTAATACCGAGATTGCGCGCCGCAATGCAGTCACCCCAACGGTCGGGAACTTCATCGCTGAAAAAACAGTTTTCATCAATGGCGCGTTTGCACAACGAGTAATCCCACGAGACGGTAAAATTCTCCGGGATGTGCATTTTCTGGCTGTTACGGGCAAACAGGATATGTTGCAGACGTGCGTCAATATCCACCTTTGTCAAATAGGTCGATTCCATGTCGGTGACCATTTCCAGCATCTCCAGAAGTTGCCGAACCAGACTTTCCAGAGAATGTTCTGAGGCGAGTGACTGCGAGACGCGGGCAATAATCTGATCTGACACGAAAGAACTCCAGGATACGGCGGGTAAAATGCTGATTATTTAATCTTTGCAGGCATGATAAAACATCATCAAAGAAGATGAAACTAGCCGTAATATATTTTAAGTGAATGTAAAATAAATAGTGCTGCAAAACAAAACGATACCGCGATACTCTAAGGCGTAGATAAACGTGTGAGATCAACGAATGAAAATTATCAGTTTTACTCTGCCTTGCCTGTTAATTCTTGCGGGATGTTCAACCACTTCTCAGCCCGATGCACCAAAACCGCCGCATGTTGGGATGGCGAATCCGGCGTCGGTCTACTGCCAACAGAAAGGCGGTACGCTCATTCCCGTGCAGACATCGCAAGGGGTCAGCAACAATTGCAAATTACCGGGCGATGAAACCATTGATGAATGGGCATTATGGCGACGGGATCATCCGGCTGGTGAAAAATAACCGCCGGATGCCAGGCTAAAATCACAAGCTTCGCAGCCAGTCGGCCAGCACCAGCGCATGGTTTTGCGTGGTATTTTTTGCTGAGTAGAGCAGGGTCAGCGGCTGTTTTTGGGCGATTTCCGCCAGCCGCTTCCCTTCTGGCTCGTGTTGCGCCAGTTCTGCAATATATTGTTCGCGAAAGGTTTTAAAATCGATCGCTTCGCCGTGAAAGGCTTTGCGTAGTTCCGTTGACGGCGTGATCTCTTTGTCCCACTCATCAAGTGCTAAGTCTGTTTTCTTGATACCACGCGGCCAGAGACGGTCGACCAGTACGCGATAACCATCGCTCTGTTCAGCCGGATCATAAACGCGTTTACACTGAATATTCATCGTGTTTGTTCTCCCTTTCACGCATGATTTATCACGTCACTATAGCACCGGACATCAACGAATTTCTTTGTCTCTTCCGGCGCAAAGTCCAAAAATCGCCATCAGCAGTGA
It encodes:
- the dmlR gene encoding DNA-binding transcriptional regulator DmlR, coding for MNNLPLLNDLRVFMLVARRAGFAAVAEELGVSPAFVSKRIALLEQTLNVVLLHRTTRRVTITEEGERIYEWAQRILQDVGQMMDELSDVRQVPQGMLRIISSFGFGRQVVAPALSALAKAYPQLELRFDVEDRLVDLVNEGVDLDIRIGDDIAPNLIARKLATNYRILCASPGFIARYGAPKHLTDLSALPCLVIKERDHPFGVWQLRNKEGHHAIKVTGSMSSNHGEIVHQWCLDGQGIALRSWWDVSENIASGHLVQVLPEYYQPANVWAVYVSRLATSAKVRITVEFLRQYFANHYPNFSLE
- the leuE gene encoding leucine efflux protein LeuE — translated: MFAEYGVLNYWTYLVGAIFIVLVPGPNTLFVLKNSVSSGVKGGYLAACGVFIGDAVLMFLAWAGVATLIKTTPILFNIVRYLGAFYLLYLGSKILYATLKGKNSEAKSDEPQYGAIFKRALILSLTNPKAILFYVSFFVQFIDVNAPHTGISFFILATTLELVSFCYLSFLIISGAFVTQYIRTKKKLAKVGNSLIGLMFVGFAARLATLQS
- the yeaR gene encoding DUF1971 domain-containing protein YeaR, encoding MLQIPQNYIHTRSTPFWNKQTAPAGIFERHLDKGTRPGVYPRLSVMHGAVKYLGYADEHSAEPDQVILIEAGQFAVFPPEKWHNIEAMTDDTYFNIDFFVAPEVLMEGAKQRKVIHSGK
- a CDS encoding DUF1869 domain-containing protein, whose amino-acid sequence is MGKATYTVTVTNNSNGVSVDYETETPMTLLVPEVAAEVIKDLVNTVRSYDTENEHDVCGW
- a CDS encoding GlsB/YeaQ/YmgE family stress response membrane protein; the protein is MGILSWIIFGLIAGILAKWIMPGKDGGGFFMTILLGIIGAVVGGWISTLFGFGKVDGFNFGSFVVAVIGALVVLFIYRKVKS
- the yoaJ gene encoding protein YoaJ: MKKTTIIMMGVAIIVVLGTELGWW
- a CDS encoding YoaK family small membrane protein, whose translation is MRIGIVFPVVIFITAVVFLAWFFIGGYAAPGA
- a CDS encoding sensor domain-containing diguanylate cyclase translates to MSDQIIARVSQSLASEHSLESLVRQLLEMLEMVTDMESTYLTKVDIDARLQHILFARNSQKMHIPENFTVSWDYSLCKRAIDENCFFSDEVPDRWGDCIAARNLGITTFLSTPVHLPDGSFYGTLCAASSEKRPWSERAEQVLQLFAGLIAQYIQKEVLVEQLREANAALIAQSYTDSLTGLPNRRAIFDNLTTLFSLARHLKRKAIIAFIDLDNFKLINDRFGHNSGDLFLIQVGERLTRLHQNGEIIGRLGGDEFLVVSLANENADIQSLRERIQQQIRGEYHLGDIDLFYPGASLGVVEVDPETTDADSALHAADIAMYQEKKHKLKTPFVAHSDRHS
- a CDS encoding putative hemolysin; translation: MKIISFTLPCLLILAGCSTTSQPDAPKPPHVGMANPASVYCQQKGGTLIPVQTSQGVSNNCKLPGDETIDEWALWRRDHPAGEK
- a CDS encoding DUF488 domain-containing protein, producing MNIQCKRVYDPAEQSDGYRVLVDRLWPRGIKKTDLALDEWDKEITPSTELRKAFHGEAIDFKTFREQYIAELAQHEPEGKRLAEIAQKQPLTLLYSAKNTTQNHALVLADWLRSL